A genomic stretch from Blastocatellia bacterium includes:
- a CDS encoding tetratricopeptide repeat protein gives MTRRLYNSICVMRASVILLTLCLCPAAFSFPQNRASANHIANRNDGAAARVAEGVAALERGDVAAAKAAFTAALTLNPKEPTAHAYLGILADRDGDLKEAEKHFAAAVAADSQSAAAHNNYGTILLKTGRAEQAAAEFESSLKLNAQQPSALANLAQIRFARGTPESLRQARELFARAQALAPDAEVARALVVVALRLNDKPAAAASYHDYAARLGQAPVSVTAATARGELGSALLQAGLFNEAAAELSAAVTSEPANAQMILQLARAHLARKDVPAAGRALEGAVARGLQAAEIYAALAEVYEASGHVENAIPAMRLAIERDPKNEDYRFRYAMLLTDTKVPAAAIIRLQEALKVFPDSVKLWFALGVAQSASNQTAEAMQALEHALKLDPRCAPALAYLGVTLATQGSYTEAVEYYEKSLAINDRTAVVHYLAADAILNQTAADTARAEVHLTRALELDPTLAAARLARAKIYMRGNRFAEAAIELEQVVAAEPTLAAAHYQLGRAYTRLRRKAEADAELEKFKALSDSEKEQAQNQQRDIIRRLANVRF, from the coding sequence ATGACACGCCGGCTGTACAATTCAATTTGCGTGATGCGCGCCAGTGTAATCTTGCTCACCTTGTGCCTGTGCCCCGCGGCTTTTTCATTCCCTCAGAATCGGGCGTCAGCGAATCACATCGCCAATCGCAATGACGGCGCGGCGGCACGCGTCGCCGAAGGCGTCGCGGCGCTCGAACGCGGCGATGTGGCGGCAGCGAAAGCGGCATTCACCGCAGCCCTGACGCTCAACCCAAAAGAGCCGACCGCGCATGCTTATCTCGGCATTCTCGCCGACCGCGACGGCGACCTGAAGGAAGCCGAGAAACATTTCGCCGCCGCCGTCGCGGCAGATTCGCAATCGGCGGCGGCGCATAACAACTATGGCACGATCCTTCTGAAGACGGGCCGCGCCGAACAGGCCGCCGCCGAATTTGAATCGTCCCTGAAGCTGAACGCGCAGCAGCCGAGCGCGCTTGCGAACCTCGCGCAGATTCGCTTTGCGCGCGGCACGCCCGAAAGCTTGCGCCAGGCGCGTGAGCTGTTCGCCCGGGCTCAGGCGCTCGCGCCCGATGCCGAGGTCGCCCGCGCCCTGGTGGTCGTCGCGTTGCGACTCAACGATAAGCCGGCAGCCGCCGCGAGCTATCATGATTATGCGGCACGACTCGGACAAGCGCCGGTTAGTGTGACGGCAGCGACGGCGCGCGGCGAGCTGGGAAGCGCGCTGTTGCAGGCCGGCCTGTTCAACGAGGCCGCCGCGGAACTGAGCGCCGCCGTGACCAGCGAGCCGGCCAATGCGCAGATGATCCTGCAACTGGCGCGCGCCCATCTGGCGCGCAAAGACGTGCCGGCGGCGGGCCGCGCGCTCGAAGGGGCGGTGGCGCGCGGTCTGCAAGCGGCGGAGATTTATGCGGCGCTCGCCGAAGTCTACGAAGCGAGCGGCCACGTCGAGAACGCCATCCCGGCCATGCGGCTGGCCATCGAGCGCGACCCGAAAAACGAAGATTACCGCTTTCGCTACGCGATGCTGTTGACGGACACCAAGGTTCCGGCGGCGGCGATCATTCGCTTGCAAGAAGCCTTGAAGGTCTTTCCCGATTCGGTGAAGTTATGGTTCGCGCTCGGCGTCGCGCAGTCGGCGAGCAACCAGACCGCCGAAGCGATGCAGGCGCTTGAGCATGCGCTCAAGCTCGATCCCCGATGCGCGCCGGCGCTCGCCTATCTCGGCGTCACACTGGCGACGCAGGGCAGCTACACGGAAGCCGTCGAGTACTATGAGAAGTCGCTGGCGATCAACGACCGCACTGCCGTCGTGCATTACCTGGCCGCCGACGCCATCTTGAATCAGACGGCGGCGGACACGGCCAGAGCCGAGGTGCACCTGACGCGGGCGCTTGAGCTTGACCCGACGCTCGCGGCGGCACGGCTGGCGCGGGCCAAGATTTATATGCGCGGCAACCGCTTTGCGGAAGCGGCAATAGAGCTTGAGCAGGTGGTCGCCGCCGAGCCGACGCTTGCCGCCGCGCATTATCAGCTCGGTCGCGCCTACACGCGCCTGAGGCGCAAGGCGGAAGCCGACGCCGAGCTTGAGAAGTTCAAAGCGTTGAGCGATTCGGAAAAAGAGCAGGCGCAGAACCAGCAGCGTGACATCATCCGCCGCCTCGCCAACGTGCGATTCTAG
- a CDS encoding carboxypeptidase regulatory-like domain-containing protein, whose protein sequence is MKARTTIWLILLTIWLACAGAAFAQTDRGNITGTVTDPSGAVVSGAKITATNLDTNEVRETTTTDEGNFTLTELKAGPWKLNIEAQGFKTTAIEKVQVAVQVTRTVDIKLEAGAIGETVNVTSEPPVIQADTVVRQSNVTERQVKELPLAVSAESGGRTPLAFIFLDSNVTAASGTTGRGTDASNFRVSGGQGLGTEILIDGASTRRAQNGTFFSEVAPGPNAFQEFTVSTSSYSAEFGSSSGGIVNFTIKSGGNEFHGEAYELFRNENLNANSFVNNFFGNPRPIDSQHDFGGNIGGPVWIPKIYNGRNRTFFFFNYEGYRFTQSETVTVSVPTLKMRSGDFSELLTDPDVLHQFGHGVQIYDPTQPPNTRAAIPGNRLDLYKNGSLIDPVGLGILKHFPEPTRSGVYHNYTAESSIPTDMDNYIGKIDQVISDRQRLSVSFSKRDLASIKGGFPRFPIPFVVDGVWDQTFGSDYLRAQHDFTLSPTLLNHFNFGFNRVAVLNRNFTEGFSPSAELGLNPNASQDAAFPRTGFPGYGDPVTSGDIRAYQNIGSTFFSDNQTDKEWEISDFVTWVKGRHTFKFGGDARWTRFHIHQLIDPGTSTNYRHDQTAADFDPEGGWPIASLITGATEFSFVNFRSIDPGWRYFYPSVFVNDDFKLTPRLTLNLGLRYEIPYPRTEQEDRFRGFDPNVINPAVNRPGAIVGAGGQSGLQAEHKGLVATDYSNISPRIGIAYSLNQKTVVRGGFGLYFSPLLYGFNGSNTILEGTLGYSTGALYTPNGRQSTVFLRNYPNKPAVDPNGQFIGADNIDFFDPNFKTGRTAQWSVDIQRELPFKFAVSVGYIGHKGDRLKSNFARLNAVPLDALKLGFPLLNKPLADVTNAERQYAASVGVPLPSSPNAVFAGFNGSVAQSLKPFPQYGRINNLLESKGESWYNALQIKLDRRFSSGIQFGLSYTWSKLLTNAAEDLFGASPIGGVLQNPFDIESLKTVSPNNPKHVVVFNYIIELPFGKGKRYLNEGGVVDRLVGGWQIGGIQRYQSGLPLVVYTTGNRNFLDLVGYEGNLRLNLTGASLLSPPLTNNLGVRYQVLNPLAFSAPPNYQAPPTNNVSDPAYRAYYANPQAFFGTASPVIDDVHVLPFKSENFNILKKTRITETKSFELGAEFFNLFNRHRYFQPSGDFNNSFQFGVSDVIGDNNVYGPRTIQLRFRFLF, encoded by the coding sequence ATGAAAGCAAGAACTACGATTTGGCTGATCCTGCTGACAATCTGGTTGGCCTGTGCCGGTGCCGCTTTCGCGCAAACCGACCGCGGCAACATCACCGGCACCGTAACCGACCCGAGCGGCGCCGTCGTCAGCGGCGCGAAAATCACCGCCACCAACCTGGACACCAACGAGGTGCGCGAAACGACTACCACAGACGAAGGCAACTTCACGCTCACGGAATTGAAGGCCGGCCCGTGGAAGCTCAACATCGAGGCTCAGGGCTTCAAGACCACCGCGATTGAAAAGGTGCAGGTCGCCGTCCAGGTGACGCGCACCGTTGACATCAAGCTCGAAGCCGGCGCCATCGGCGAAACCGTCAACGTGACGTCCGAGCCGCCGGTCATCCAGGCCGACACGGTCGTGCGCCAGAGCAACGTCACCGAGCGGCAAGTGAAAGAGCTGCCGCTGGCGGTCTCTGCCGAATCCGGCGGGCGCACGCCGCTGGCGTTTATCTTTTTGGACAGCAATGTCACCGCCGCTTCGGGGACGACGGGCCGCGGCACGGACGCCTCGAACTTCCGCGTCAGCGGCGGCCAGGGGCTCGGCACGGAGATTCTGATTGACGGCGCTTCGACGCGCCGCGCCCAGAACGGCACCTTCTTTTCAGAAGTCGCCCCCGGCCCGAATGCTTTTCAAGAGTTCACGGTCTCGACCAGCAGCTACTCGGCAGAGTTCGGCAGCTCGTCAGGCGGCATCGTCAACTTCACGATCAAGAGTGGCGGCAACGAGTTTCATGGCGAAGCCTATGAGCTGTTTCGCAACGAGAACCTGAACGCCAACAGCTTCGTCAATAACTTCTTCGGCAACCCGCGGCCCATAGACAGCCAGCACGATTTCGGCGGCAACATCGGCGGGCCGGTGTGGATTCCGAAGATTTACAATGGCCGCAACCGCACCTTCTTCTTCTTCAACTATGAAGGCTATCGCTTCACCCAGTCCGAGACGGTGACGGTCAGCGTGCCGACGCTCAAGATGCGCTCGGGCGATTTTTCGGAGCTGCTTACGGACCCGGACGTCTTGCACCAGTTCGGCCACGGCGTGCAGATTTACGACCCGACGCAGCCGCCGAACACGCGCGCGGCTATCCCAGGCAACCGCCTCGACCTTTACAAGAACGGCTCGCTGATTGACCCCGTGGGGCTCGGCATCCTGAAGCATTTCCCCGAGCCGACGCGGTCCGGCGTCTATCACAACTACACGGCGGAAAGCAGCATACCGACCGACATGGACAACTACATCGGCAAGATCGATCAGGTGATCAGTGACCGCCAGCGTTTGTCTGTGAGCTTCTCGAAACGCGACCTGGCTTCGATCAAGGGGGGCTTCCCGCGCTTCCCGATTCCGTTCGTCGTTGACGGCGTCTGGGATCAGACCTTCGGGAGCGATTACCTGCGCGCCCAGCATGACTTTACGCTGTCGCCGACCTTGCTCAATCACTTCAACTTCGGCTTCAACCGCGTCGCCGTGCTCAACCGCAACTTCACGGAAGGCTTCAGCCCGAGCGCCGAGCTGGGTCTCAACCCGAATGCCTCGCAAGACGCCGCCTTCCCGCGCACAGGGTTTCCCGGTTACGGCGACCCTGTGACCTCGGGCGACATTCGCGCTTATCAAAACATTGGCTCGACCTTCTTCAGTGACAACCAGACCGATAAGGAGTGGGAGATTTCGGACTTCGTCACCTGGGTGAAGGGCCGCCACACCTTCAAGTTCGGCGGTGACGCGCGCTGGACGCGATTCCACATTCATCAGTTGATCGATCCGGGAACCTCGACCAACTATCGCCACGACCAGACGGCCGCGGACTTCGACCCCGAAGGCGGCTGGCCGATTGCCAGCTTGATCACCGGCGCGACCGAGTTCTCCTTCGTCAACTTCCGCTCGATTGATCCGGGCTGGCGTTACTTCTATCCTTCGGTGTTCGTCAACGACGACTTCAAGCTGACGCCGCGGCTGACGCTCAACCTCGGGCTGCGCTACGAGATTCCTTACCCGCGCACTGAACAGGAAGATCGTTTTCGCGGCTTCGACCCGAACGTCATCAACCCTGCGGTCAATCGTCCGGGCGCGATTGTCGGGGCCGGCGGGCAGAGCGGTTTGCAGGCCGAGCATAAAGGGCTGGTCGCGACCGACTACTCGAACATCTCGCCGCGCATCGGCATTGCCTACTCGCTGAATCAGAAGACGGTCGTGCGTGGCGGCTTCGGCCTCTACTTCTCGCCGCTGCTGTATGGCTTCAACGGCTCGAACACGATCCTCGAAGGCACGCTCGGCTACTCGACCGGCGCGCTCTACACGCCGAACGGTCGTCAATCAACGGTCTTCCTGCGCAACTATCCGAACAAACCGGCGGTTGATCCGAACGGCCAGTTCATCGGCGCAGACAACATCGATTTCTTCGACCCGAACTTCAAGACGGGCCGCACGGCGCAGTGGAGCGTAGACATTCAGCGCGAGCTGCCGTTCAAGTTCGCCGTCTCGGTCGGCTACATCGGCCACAAGGGCGACCGCTTGAAATCGAACTTCGCGCGCCTGAACGCCGTGCCGCTCGACGCGCTGAAGCTCGGCTTCCCGCTGCTCAACAAACCGCTCGCCGATGTGACGAACGCCGAACGGCAGTACGCCGCCAGCGTCGGCGTGCCGCTGCCGTCGAGCCCGAATGCGGTTTTTGCCGGGTTTAATGGCAGCGTCGCCCAATCGCTCAAGCCGTTCCCGCAGTATGGGCGTATTAACAACCTGCTCGAAAGCAAAGGCGAGAGCTGGTACAACGCTTTACAGATCAAGCTGGATCGGCGCTTTTCGAGCGGCATTCAGTTCGGTCTTTCTTACACGTGGTCGAAGCTGCTGACGAACGCCGCCGAAGACCTCTTCGGCGCGTCGCCGATTGGCGGTGTCTTGCAGAACCCGTTCGACATCGAGTCGTTGAAGACCGTGTCGCCGAACAACCCGAAGCACGTTGTCGTCTTCAACTACATCATTGAGCTGCCGTTCGGCAAAGGCAAACGCTACCTGAACGAAGGCGGCGTAGTTGACCGGCTGGTCGGCGGCTGGCAGATCGGCGGCATTCAGCGCTATCAGTCGGGCTTGCCGCTGGTCGTCTACACGACGGGCAACCGCAACTTCCTCGACCTCGTCGGCTACGAAGGCAACCTGCGTTTGAATCTGACTGGCGCATCGTTGTTGAGCCCGCCGTTGACGAACAATCTCGGCGTGCGCTATCAGGTGCTGAACCCCCTGGCCTTCAGCGCGCCGCCGAATTATCAAGCGCCGCCGACGAATAACGTCAGCGACCCGGCCTACCGCGCCTACTACGCCAACCCGCAGGCGTTCTTCGGCACGGCTTCGCCGGTGATTGACGATGTCCATGTGCTGCCATTCAAGAGCGAGAACTTCAACATCCTGAAGAAGACGCGCATCACCGAGACCAAGTCTTTCGAGCTGGGCGCGGAATTCTTCAACCTCTTCAACCGGCATCGCTACTTCCAACCGAGCGGCGATTTCAACAACTCCTTCCAGTTCGGCGTCTCCGACGTTATCGGCGACAATAACGTTTACGGGCCGCGCACCATTCAACTGCGATTCAGGTTCCTGTTCTAA
- a CDS encoding glycoside hydrolase family 2 TIM barrel-domain containing protein translates to MLLIALLLFTLNAGAQTKLERDWQFLTDKAGTLKVGDLAGAQGWRNVRVGLSWNAQFDDLRDYMGVAWYRTRLDVPQLEKGKRALLHFGAVDYLSEVFVNGKSVGTHEGGYTPFVFDISDAVKPGANDLVVRVIDPPMDEKENRARFPEMMYNEIPHGKQNWYVQTGGIWQSVWLDIKPMLFIERIHVTARLNGEVEVEALLSVGKGIDTMFNRGLKVTVRDPAGNIAFTQTLRARDVGPHRLTGRVNAPQLWGPDSPTLYSVEVTLDGDVPDSFRDRFGFRTFEARDGKLYLNGEPFYMVAALDQDFYPEGIYTPPSEAFVRDMMLKARRLGLNLLRCHIKVPDPVYLKVADEVGMLVWYEIPSWADFNYYTPKAAERGERTFAEMVERDWNHPSIVIQSVINESWGADLKQENQRRWLRAAYERAKQMTAPLGRLIVDNSACCDNFHLKSDLDDFHQYYSIPDNSDRWDKWVADFASRPKWSFSQHNDAERTGREPLIVSEFGNWGLPRLPKQLPWWFPRDFGGRAVTRPAGLFDRFTEFKFDRLYTDFNALAEESQWHQFTSLKHEIEEMRRYSAIQGYVITEFTDINWEVNGLMDMWRNPKAYAAELAKIQQPDVILARFAKLNYVSGERAQVELLLSHYSNKDLTGAAWRLSSPTRGDWVEIHQPIKSGSVESLQIAQDSLALTYVAPTVDRPRRERLTFEVRGRDGAMIAENSYDLFIYPKAMPAKKAAVIFYDPMGSQPALHRALTAAGYPFVSDASANKSAVMVATKLDDTVRKHLESGGRAIILAGAKDALPANASLKVTPRAGSDLDGNWVTNFNWINPNAAPFNDVAFSKILGFEATATIPQFIIQGVGGADYGDVLSGIFYGWLNNNAALAVQAQMGSGKVFVTTYRFNEYGSDPYATRLLDAIIRYAGGPQFAPKLRLQ, encoded by the coding sequence ATGCTGTTGATCGCGCTGTTGCTGTTCACGCTGAATGCCGGCGCGCAGACAAAGCTGGAGCGCGACTGGCAGTTTCTCACTGATAAGGCAGGCACGCTCAAAGTCGGCGACCTTGCCGGCGCGCAGGGCTGGCGCAATGTCCGCGTCGGGCTGTCGTGGAATGCGCAATTCGATGACCTGCGCGATTACATGGGGGTTGCCTGGTATCGCACGCGTTTGGATGTGCCGCAACTTGAAAAAGGCAAGCGCGCTCTGCTGCATTTCGGCGCGGTTGATTATCTGAGCGAGGTCTTCGTCAACGGCAAATCTGTCGGCACGCACGAAGGCGGCTACACGCCATTCGTCTTTGACATCTCGGACGCGGTGAAGCCGGGCGCGAATGATCTGGTGGTGCGCGTCATCGATCCGCCGATGGACGAGAAAGAGAACCGCGCGCGTTTTCCTGAGATGATGTACAACGAGATTCCGCACGGCAAGCAGAACTGGTACGTGCAGACCGGCGGCATCTGGCAGTCCGTGTGGCTCGACATCAAGCCGATGCTTTTTATCGAGCGCATCCACGTCACCGCGCGCCTCAACGGCGAAGTCGAGGTGGAAGCATTGCTTTCGGTGGGCAAGGGCATTGATACGATGTTCAACCGGGGATTGAAAGTCACCGTGCGCGACCCTGCGGGCAACATCGCCTTTACTCAAACCCTGCGCGCCCGCGATGTCGGGCCGCATCGTCTCACGGGCCGCGTCAACGCGCCCCAACTCTGGGGTCCTGATAGCCCTACGCTCTACTCGGTTGAAGTCACGCTCGACGGCGACGTGCCCGATAGTTTCCGCGACCGCTTCGGCTTTCGCACCTTTGAAGCGCGCGACGGCAAGCTCTACCTCAACGGCGAGCCGTTTTACATGGTCGCCGCGCTCGACCAGGACTTTTACCCCGAAGGCATCTACACGCCGCCATCGGAAGCCTTCGTGCGCGACATGATGCTTAAGGCCCGGCGGCTCGGCTTGAACCTGCTGCGCTGCCACATCAAAGTCCCCGACCCGGTTTACCTGAAAGTTGCCGATGAAGTCGGCATGCTCGTCTGGTACGAAATCCCTTCGTGGGCGGACTTCAATTACTACACGCCGAAGGCGGCGGAGCGCGGCGAGCGGACGTTTGCCGAGATGGTCGAGCGCGATTGGAATCACCCTTCAATCGTCATTCAAAGCGTCATCAACGAATCGTGGGGCGCCGACTTGAAACAAGAGAACCAGCGGCGCTGGCTGCGCGCCGCTTACGAGCGCGCCAAGCAAATGACCGCGCCGCTCGGACGCTTGATCGTTGACAATAGCGCCTGCTGCGATAACTTTCACCTCAAAAGCGACCTCGATGATTTTCATCAGTACTATTCGATTCCCGACAACTCTGACCGCTGGGACAAGTGGGTGGCGGATTTCGCCTCGCGTCCGAAGTGGTCGTTCAGCCAGCACAATGACGCCGAGCGCACAGGGCGCGAGCCGCTGATTGTTTCAGAGTTCGGCAACTGGGGCCTGCCGCGTTTGCCGAAACAACTGCCGTGGTGGTTCCCGCGCGATTTCGGCGGGCGCGCTGTCACCCGGCCCGCCGGCCTCTTTGACCGCTTCACTGAATTCAAGTTCGACCGCCTCTACACGGACTTCAACGCGCTCGCGGAAGAGAGCCAGTGGCACCAGTTCACCTCGCTCAAGCACGAGATCGAAGAGATGCGCCGTTACAGCGCGATTCAAGGCTACGTCATCACCGAGTTCACCGACATCAACTGGGAGGTGAACGGCTTGATGGATATGTGGCGCAACCCGAAAGCCTATGCCGCGGAGCTGGCGAAGATTCAACAGCCCGACGTGATTCTGGCACGCTTTGCGAAGCTCAACTATGTCAGCGGCGAGCGCGCGCAGGTGGAACTGCTACTCTCGCATTACAGCAACAAAGACCTGACCGGCGCGGCGTGGAGATTGTCATCACCGACTCGTGGTGATTGGGTGGAAATACACCAGCCGATCAAGAGCGGCAGCGTTGAAAGCCTTCAGATCGCGCAAGACTCTCTTGCCCTTACTTATGTCGCGCCAACCGTTGATCGCCCGCGCCGCGAGCGGCTCACCTTCGAAGTGCGCGGGCGCGACGGCGCGATGATCGCCGAAAACAGCTACGACCTTTTTATCTACCCCAAAGCCATGCCCGCGAAGAAAGCGGCGGTGATTTTCTATGACCCGATGGGCAGCCAGCCCGCGTTGCATCGCGCGCTGACTGCCGCCGGTTATCCGTTTGTCAGCGACGCCAGCGCCAATAAATCGGCGGTGATGGTGGCGACGAAGCTCGATGACACGGTGAGAAAACATCTTGAATCGGGCGGTCGCGCGATCATCCTGGCCGGCGCGAAAGACGCTTTGCCGGCGAATGCTTCGTTGAAGGTGACACCGCGCGCCGGCTCTGACCTTGACGGCAACTGGGTGACGAATTTCAACTGGATTAACCCGAACGCCGCGCCCTTCAACGATGTTGCTTTCTCAAAGATTCTTGGCTTTGAGGCGACCGCGACGATTCCGCAGTTCATCATTCAAGGCGTCGGCGGCGCGGATTACGGCGATGTGCTGTCGGGCATCTTTTACGGCTGGCTGAATAACAACGCGGCGCTCGCCGTGCAGGCGCAAATGGGTAGCGGCAAAGTCTTCGTGACCACTTATCGCTTCAACGAATATGGCAGCGACCCATACGCGACGCGCTTGCTTGACGCGATCATCCGTTATGCGGGCGGGCCGCAGTTTGCGCCGAAGCTGCGGCTGCAATAG
- a CDS encoding ROK family transcriptional regulator yields the protein MRKLDFDSLHTASKDRMRDINEAIVLNLIREHQPISRIQITRTTGLRISTITVITRRLLEKGLIVEQGVAPSNGGRKPRLLGLRPEKVCVIGIDIGVTRTTIALGDFNGEIIHQQFMATGRRPLPFIEKLIARVERLIESQKDQVEFEGVGISATGIVDSAAGRVVFSPNLGWRDVDLRALFEKRLRLPITVDNDARASALAEIWHGRGREAGLMHLVFVTVNEGVGTGIVVNGQLFRGSSEGAGEFGHLSLNHHGPVCNCGNRGCWELYASDRATINRFVDLQRKAGATDGKGEDAYTMRDVVRLAKGGNRSARASLLASARYLALGMANIINSLNPEMVVVGGDLAGVWPLLEPVILDTLKPKVFGRNFAAVRVVPSALEFNASLVGAFLHALSPRLSVGKVA from the coding sequence ATGCGAAAGCTGGACTTCGACAGTCTGCATACGGCGAGCAAAGACCGGATGCGCGACATCAATGAAGCCATCGTCTTGAACCTCATCCGCGAGCACCAGCCCATCTCTCGCATTCAGATCACCCGCACGACCGGCCTGCGGATCAGCACCATCACGGTGATTACCCGGCGGCTGCTTGAGAAAGGCTTGATCGTCGAACAGGGCGTCGCGCCGTCGAACGGCGGGCGCAAGCCGCGGCTGCTCGGCCTGCGCCCTGAGAAGGTTTGCGTCATCGGCATCGATATCGGCGTGACGCGGACGACGATTGCGCTCGGCGACTTCAACGGCGAGATCATTCATCAGCAATTCATGGCGACGGGCCGCCGCCCGCTGCCATTCATCGAGAAGCTGATTGCGCGCGTCGAGCGGCTCATCGAGTCGCAGAAGGATCAGGTCGAGTTCGAAGGCGTCGGCATCAGCGCCACCGGCATCGTTGACTCGGCGGCGGGCCGCGTCGTCTTTTCGCCCAACCTCGGCTGGCGCGACGTTGACCTGCGCGCCCTATTCGAGAAGCGCCTGCGGCTGCCCATCACCGTAGACAACGACGCGCGCGCTTCGGCGCTCGCCGAAATCTGGCACGGGCGGGGCCGCGAAGCCGGCTTGATGCACCTGGTCTTCGTTACGGTCAACGAAGGCGTCGGTACAGGCATCGTCGTCAACGGCCAGCTGTTTCGCGGTTCGAGCGAAGGCGCCGGCGAGTTCGGCCACCTGTCGCTCAATCATCATGGGCCGGTCTGCAATTGCGGCAATCGCGGCTGCTGGGAGCTGTACGCCTCGGATCGCGCCACCATCAACCGCTTTGTCGATCTGCAACGCAAGGCCGGAGCCACGGACGGCAAGGGTGAAGACGCTTACACCATGCGCGATGTCGTGCGGCTGGCGAAAGGCGGCAACCGCTCGGCGCGCGCCAGCTTGCTTGCGAGCGCCAGGTATCTGGCGCTCGGCATGGCCAACATCATCAACAGCCTGAACCCCGAGATGGTCGTTGTCGGCGGTGATCTGGCCGGGGTCTGGCCGCTGCTGGAGCCGGTGATCCTCGACACCTTGAAGCCGAAAGTGTTCGGCAGGAATTTCGCGGCAGTGCGCGTCGTGCCTTCGGCGCTGGAGTTCAACGCCAGCCTGGTCGGCGCTTTCCTGCACGCGCTGTCGCCGCGGCTGTCGGTCGGCAAAGTCGCCTGA